One genomic region from Stutzerimonas decontaminans encodes:
- a CDS encoding DUF6957 family protein, producing MNDTEAMAYARQHFVYGGYCLVRNWRWLDLDVTESQRLQLAKTRRQPALVYAHTVIFDSERRWDVGDFVRTSLLHHHEEFHFRTLNTAYLLLGPGTRIQVSADAVASIF from the coding sequence ATGAACGACACTGAGGCCATGGCCTATGCACGGCAGCATTTTGTTTATGGCGGCTATTGCTTGGTGCGGAACTGGCGGTGGCTTGATCTGGATGTCACTGAAAGCCAGCGCCTACAACTGGCAAAGACCCGACGACAACCTGCTCTGGTCTATGCACACACGGTTATCTTCGACAGTGAAAGACGGTGGGATGTCGGAGACTTCGTCCGAACGTCGCTTCTGCACCATCACGAGGAGTTCCATTTCAGAACGCTCAATACAGCCTACTTGCTTCTAGGACCAGGCACGCGCATCCAGGTCAGCGCAGACGCCGTTGCGAGCATTTTCTGA
- a CDS encoding site-specific integrase, with product MNDQLARRNIEAANTIRALVNPVTAPGSQIVKKPKPGQIRKVPFEDFKLLHQHLRAGGNLDEAASLVLAYCLGVRPCEMRTITISGNHVHIIGGKKSAELHRGADRTLVIDKPRTLKLVEWAAQWMAGCPRTNTAIRDCLRKECRRLWPKRKKQPTLKSFRHQMGSILKASGESPESMAYIMGHQSISSISVYGDGRLGAGMKSHVRPAESAVLASIRQPQKPPRYGQGRILGAIEFPAATRGHWYTEMKQRQAGKILPAPQS from the coding sequence ATGAATGACCAGCTTGCCCGGCGAAACATCGAGGCAGCAAACACCATCAGAGCGCTGGTCAACCCGGTCACGGCACCAGGCAGTCAGATAGTGAAAAAGCCCAAGCCGGGGCAGATTCGGAAAGTCCCCTTCGAAGACTTTAAATTGCTGCACCAGCACCTGCGCGCAGGCGGCAATCTCGACGAAGCCGCATCACTGGTGCTCGCTTATTGCCTCGGTGTACGCCCATGCGAGATGCGCACGATCACTATCTCCGGCAACCACGTGCACATCATTGGAGGCAAGAAATCGGCTGAACTGCACCGTGGCGCTGACCGCACCTTGGTAATCGACAAACCAAGAACGCTGAAGTTGGTGGAATGGGCCGCGCAGTGGATGGCCGGGTGCCCACGCACTAATACCGCCATCAGAGACTGCCTGCGCAAGGAGTGCCGACGCCTCTGGCCCAAGAGGAAAAAGCAGCCAACGCTGAAAAGCTTCCGGCACCAGATGGGATCAATTCTGAAAGCATCCGGAGAAAGCCCAGAAAGCATGGCTTACATCATGGGGCACCAGTCCATCTCGTCGATCAGCGTGTACGGTGATGGCCGACTGGGCGCAGGCATGAAATCACATGTACGCCCCGCAGAGAGCGCCGTCTTGGCGAGCATTCGCCAGCCGCAGAAGCCACCTCGATATGGTCAGGGGCGCATTCTGGGAGCAATCGAATTTCCCGCCGCAACCCGGGGCCATTGGTATACGGAGATGAAGCAACGGCAAGCAGGCAAGATCCTACCTGCTCCGCAGTCGTAG
- a CDS encoding very short patch repair endonuclease yields MDIVSKEVRSRMMAGIRGSNTSPEMKVRRLLHRHGFRYRLHQKDLPGKPDLVLSRYRVCIFVHGCFWHRHPGCRYATSPKTRLDFWQRKFDQNVARDTRNKAVLLASGWRVIQLWECGWCPSTVVVTRCHSHTSPAPECLAAIAHSIAPSMSGDFSCEL; encoded by the coding sequence ATGGACATAGTCAGTAAGGAAGTCAGGTCTCGCATGATGGCGGGCATTCGGGGCAGCAACACGTCACCAGAAATGAAGGTCCGACGCCTGCTGCATCGGCATGGTTTCAGGTATCGCCTGCACCAGAAGGATCTTCCTGGAAAGCCTGATTTGGTGCTTTCTCGCTATCGTGTCTGCATTTTTGTTCACGGTTGCTTTTGGCACAGACACCCCGGATGTCGCTACGCTACTAGCCCCAAGACCCGGTTGGACTTCTGGCAGAGAAAATTTGACCAGAACGTCGCCCGAGATACCAGGAACAAGGCTGTGTTACTGGCATCGGGGTGGCGGGTGATACAGCTGTGGGAATGTGGGTGGTGCCCATCCACGGTGGTGGTCACAAGGTGCCACAGCCATACTTCCCCGGCCCCAGAGTGCTTGGCCGCAATAGCTCATTCAATAGCCCCGAGCATGTCTGGAGATTTTTCATGCGAGCTATAG
- a CDS encoding Lnb N-terminal periplasmic domain-containing protein — translation MNGLLGLLLRSVLALSFFLIMAWGVLALFYQTGGLATWVLIAGWCLLGCILQVLLWRGRPILALVGQVLVFAALLVWWTSLEPSNQRIWAGDVAQMTQGELVGNQLILHNVRNFNWRSDDDYDVAWETRRYDLDQLASVDLITSYWGMPAIAHVLVSFGFTDGRFLTFTVEVRKEQGEAYSEIGGFFKQFELSIVATDERDALRVRTNVRGEDSYLYRIAMPDEAMRALLLSYVQQANALVDQPRFYNTITANCTTIVFDMLQTIIGGLPVDYRLLLTGYLPAYVMSVGGLQGGYSLDTLRQHGRFTERARMANDASDFSRQIRRGVPGWVSPTDTSHNDEGRD, via the coding sequence ATGAACGGGCTGTTGGGTCTTCTCCTGCGCAGTGTCCTCGCGCTGTCGTTTTTTCTGATCATGGCCTGGGGCGTGCTGGCGCTGTTCTACCAGACTGGAGGGCTGGCAACCTGGGTGCTGATTGCGGGCTGGTGCCTGCTTGGCTGCATTCTGCAGGTTCTGCTGTGGCGCGGGCGTCCCATACTGGCGCTTGTCGGTCAGGTGCTTGTCTTCGCCGCGTTGCTGGTCTGGTGGACAAGCCTGGAACCGTCAAACCAGCGTATCTGGGCTGGTGATGTCGCGCAGATGACCCAGGGCGAGCTCGTGGGCAATCAGCTCATCCTGCACAATGTGCGCAACTTCAACTGGCGCAGCGATGATGACTATGACGTTGCCTGGGAAACACGTCGCTACGATCTCGACCAGCTCGCCTCGGTCGACCTGATCACCTCCTATTGGGGCATGCCGGCCATCGCCCATGTTCTGGTTTCTTTCGGCTTCACGGATGGGCGTTTTCTGACGTTCACCGTTGAGGTGCGCAAGGAGCAAGGCGAGGCCTATTCGGAGATTGGCGGTTTCTTCAAGCAGTTCGAGTTGAGCATCGTCGCCACTGACGAGCGTGATGCCTTGCGCGTGCGCACCAACGTGCGCGGCGAAGACAGCTATCTCTATCGTATTGCTATGCCCGACGAGGCGATGCGTGCGTTGCTGCTCTCCTATGTGCAGCAGGCCAACGCCCTGGTCGATCAGCCGCGTTTCTACAACACCATTACGGCCAACTGCACCACCATCGTTTTCGACATGCTGCAGACGATCATTGGCGGACTGCCGGTCGATTACCGTTTGCTGCTGACAGGCTACCTGCCGGCCTATGTCATGTCGGTCGGTGGCCTGCAGGGTGGCTACAGCCTCGATACGTTGCGTCAGCACGGGCGCTTTACCGAACGGGCACGGATGGCCAACGATGCGAGCGATTTTTCCAGGCAGATCCGGCGCGGAGTGCCCGGCTGGGTCTCTCCCACCGATACCAGCCACAATGATGAAGGCAGAGACTGA
- a CDS encoding esterase/lipase family protein — MSRSLRCFPSVLLVLVLAGCAGVKVTAVSNNDYLAQRRGDVLTTGNLSASAVAALQVVGSDEKRCLADLPACREALDSTTGLRDEQRLSTLAELWLKEAQDGGKVMAAEARTDAYLESARYAYAYLFLTTRTPSQRALEDRQTQVRDYYNFSVQQALVEVFDRYRGRPPSPEDTQGNFRLKTGRWTIGGRMTDVRLADDRLLPKELIPAASLSFGGLRNQYRRDGLGAELVAVTAKRVVSKGSDEIPWSETPFPAITAVARFPGESLEQVLSTYQVEVIGYDPYRQDSVDMAGVQAPLAANFTSGYGLWLARSGFARQSLLTLVGRGEVLERPHVYLLQPFDPDRRIVVMLHGLASSPEAWINVANEVLGDEELRRNYQIWQVYYPTNLPLAVNNQAIREAIEQTLANFDPQGTAKASHDMVLVGHSMGGVLSRLMLSSSGDQLWDAMLGSYGMQGARLEKARAKLGPYLYFEPLPQVSRAVFAAAPHRGTPFAENRVSRWAAGLVKMPVSMLNRFKEVAQVLVDPNAAAPVALVRPLNSIDNLSNQDPFVKAAADLPISPRVHYHSIIGNYTPDLEVLLSSDGVVPYASSHLAGADSELVVPSWHSVQETPQAIIEIRRVLHEHLTGLASPKVATVRAP, encoded by the coding sequence GTGAGTCGTTCACTGCGTTGCTTTCCGTCAGTCCTGCTGGTTCTAGTGCTGGCCGGGTGTGCAGGGGTCAAGGTCACGGCGGTCAGCAACAATGATTACCTGGCCCAGCGCCGCGGTGATGTGTTGACCACCGGCAACCTCAGTGCTTCGGCGGTTGCTGCCCTGCAGGTCGTGGGCAGTGATGAGAAGCGCTGCCTTGCTGACCTGCCGGCCTGCCGCGAGGCGCTGGACAGCACAACGGGGTTGCGTGACGAACAGCGGCTTTCCACGCTGGCCGAGCTGTGGCTGAAGGAAGCCCAGGACGGCGGCAAGGTGATGGCGGCGGAGGCCCGCACCGATGCCTACCTGGAGAGTGCCCGGTATGCCTACGCCTACCTCTTCCTGACCACCCGCACACCGAGCCAGCGCGCCCTGGAAGACCGGCAGACGCAGGTGCGCGACTACTACAACTTTTCGGTGCAGCAGGCGCTCGTCGAGGTCTTCGATCGCTACCGTGGACGGCCACCATCACCCGAGGACACTCAGGGTAATTTCCGCCTCAAGACCGGGCGCTGGACGATCGGCGGGCGCATGACCGATGTGAGGCTGGCCGATGACCGCCTGTTGCCGAAGGAGCTGATTCCGGCTGCGTCCCTGTCCTTTGGCGGGTTGCGCAACCAGTACCGTCGGGATGGACTGGGTGCCGAGTTGGTAGCGGTGACGGCCAAGCGCGTGGTGAGCAAGGGGAGCGATGAAATACCCTGGAGCGAAACCCCCTTCCCGGCGATTACTGCCGTGGCGCGCTTTCCCGGGGAGTCCCTGGAGCAGGTGTTGTCCACCTATCAGGTGGAAGTGATCGGTTATGACCCCTACCGGCAGGATTCGGTGGACATGGCAGGTGTGCAGGCGCCCCTGGCGGCCAACTTCACGTCGGGCTATGGCCTGTGGCTGGCGCGTTCCGGGTTTGCCCGGCAGTCCCTGCTGACTCTGGTCGGACGCGGCGAAGTGTTGGAACGCCCCCATGTCTACCTGCTGCAGCCGTTCGATCCCGACCGGCGCATCGTGGTCATGCTGCATGGCCTGGCCAGCAGCCCGGAGGCCTGGATCAACGTGGCCAATGAAGTGCTGGGCGACGAGGAACTGCGCCGCAATTACCAGATCTGGCAGGTCTACTACCCGACCAACCTGCCGCTGGCCGTCAACAATCAGGCCATCCGCGAGGCCATCGAGCAGACCTTGGCGAATTTCGATCCGCAAGGCACGGCCAAGGCCAGCCACGATATGGTGCTGGTCGGGCACAGCATGGGGGGCGTGTTGTCACGGCTGATGCTGTCCTCATCGGGTGACCAGTTGTGGGATGCCATGCTGGGAAGTTACGGGATGCAAGGCGCGCGCCTGGAAAAAGCCCGGGCGAAGCTCGGGCCCTACCTGTATTTCGAGCCATTGCCTCAGGTGAGCCGGGCCGTATTCGCTGCGGCGCCACACCGGGGTACCCCGTTTGCCGAAAATCGCGTGTCGCGCTGGGCCGCAGGGCTGGTGAAGATGCCGGTGTCGATGTTGAACCGTTTCAAGGAGGTTGCCCAAGTGCTGGTTGACCCCAATGCGGCGGCACCGGTCGCGTTGGTGCGCCCCCTCAACAGCATCGACAACCTGAGCAACCAGGACCCCTTCGTCAAGGCCGCAGCCGACCTGCCCATTTCGCCACGAGTGCACTATCACTCGATCATCGGCAACTACACGCCAGACCTCGAGGTCCTGCTGTCCAGTGACGGCGTGGTGCCGTACGCCAGCTCGCACCTGGCTGGCGCCGACTCGGAGCTGGTCGTGCCATCGTGGCACAGCGTGCAGGAAACACCGCAGGCGATCATCGAAATTCGCCGCGTGCTGCATGAACACCTCACCGGCCTGGCCAGCCCCAAGGTGGCTACGGTACGAGCGCCATGA
- the phaR gene encoding polyhydroxyalkanoate synthesis repressor PhaR has product MSDDGHRAPRLIKKYANRRLYDTHTSTHVTLPDIRQLVIDEVPFQVVDAKTGEDLTRSILLQIIQEAESDGEPLFSSDMLKGIIRFYGPFQGMLGNYLEKSIQTVIEIQTQTGVQSSQAWSDFMHKQVPVMQEMMSQYVEQSKKLYLGTQNLFGMFGGIPPGNFRQTKKDGDEQ; this is encoded by the coding sequence ATGTCCGATGACGGCCACAGAGCCCCACGCCTGATCAAGAAATACGCCAACCGCCGTTTGTACGACACCCATACCAGCACCCACGTCACCCTCCCCGACATCCGCCAGTTGGTCATCGACGAAGTACCGTTCCAGGTGGTCGACGCCAAGACTGGCGAGGATCTGACTCGCAGCATCCTGCTGCAGATCATTCAGGAAGCGGAAAGCGACGGCGAGCCGCTCTTCTCCAGCGATATGCTCAAGGGCATCATCCGTTTCTATGGCCCATTCCAGGGCATGCTCGGCAACTATCTGGAAAAGAGCATCCAGACTGTGATCGAAATCCAGACCCAGACCGGGGTGCAATCCTCACAGGCCTGGAGCGACTTTATGCACAAGCAGGTGCCCGTCATGCAGGAGATGATGAGCCAGTACGTAGAACAGTCGAAGAAGCTCTACTTGGGCACCCAGAACCTATTCGGTATGTTCGGCGGCATCCCACCCGGCAATTTCAGGCAGACGAAAAAAGACGGTGATGAGCAATGA
- a CDS encoding phasin family protein — MSFFDSEKLQSAQKANLDLLQQISGKVFESVEQLSQLQFKALRASSGEQFDSLRKLLSVRDPQAFAELQASFAQPAAQAERLLEFNREVYDLVSSTQADIAKLAERQVEAGTKQVRELVDVIAKNAPAGAEPAVAVLKSALESAGSVYESAQKAAKQAAEIAENGIAAAASAAGQATREAGKAAGGRK; from the coding sequence ATGTCTTTTTTTGATTCGGAAAAACTGCAAAGCGCACAGAAAGCCAACCTTGACCTGCTGCAGCAGATCAGTGGCAAGGTATTCGAGAGCGTCGAGCAGCTCAGTCAGTTGCAATTCAAGGCGCTACGCGCTTCCAGTGGCGAGCAGTTCGACAGCTTGCGCAAGCTGCTGTCAGTGCGTGACCCGCAGGCCTTCGCCGAGTTGCAGGCGTCCTTCGCTCAGCCGGCAGCCCAGGCGGAGCGCCTGCTGGAGTTCAATCGCGAGGTGTACGATCTGGTCTCCAGCACGCAGGCGGATATCGCCAAGCTTGCCGAGCGCCAGGTCGAGGCGGGCACCAAGCAGGTGCGGGAACTGGTGGACGTTATCGCCAAAAACGCCCCGGCGGGTGCGGAACCGGCGGTAGCCGTGCTCAAGTCGGCACTGGAAAGCGCCGGCAGTGTCTATGAAAGCGCGCAGAAAGCCGCCAAGCAGGCAGCCGAGATCGCTGAGAACGGCATCGCTGCCGCCGCTTCCGCGGCCGGTCAGGCCACTCGTGAAGCCGGCAAGGCTGCGGGCGGGCGCAAGTAA
- a CDS encoding DUF3141 domain-containing protein, producing the protein MSQESFFAKREDSFSSFHNLFEHLSRLQQLHGKLMLDAFGQRHAALLAPLNEGRLRAPSPGDCWEYLVDCGQRGLLFWDALRQRGDNTLAHERAGYPLLLKFPYEVLIDGHDLPHPVNYSLLRILPTADQPSDATRQPVIVIDPRGGHGAGIGGFKQDSEIGESLRAGHPTYFIAFSHAPAPGQTLLDIAEAEARYIETVSARHPEAGKPVVIGNCQAGWALMGLAAARPELPGLVIVNGAPLSYWAGVNGRNPMRYAGGLLGGAWMTRLGSDLGNGRFDGTWLVSNFESLNPANTYWSKYYNLFRDVDAETPRFLDFERWWGSPTLLNSEEIEVIVDDLFIGNRLAGGSGRTSGIDLKRIEAPVVVFCSYGDNITPPQQALNWIADVYPSDLALRSAGRTIVYLQHASIGHLGIFVSGKVARREHRQLLGAIDAIALLSPGLYELMIDDLPASPSGDQAYQVHFESRRIADILAHDEDGRSDEREFALVDRVSGLNSTLYDWFVRPWMRRAINEPLAESLRKSHPFHQQQIVWSSLNPALWWLAGSAALTRTNRRPASPNNPLLAWQEVFSSVIEAQLDGYRDIRDASQELLFHSFYGGLSTLTGGQAPRSQQSHIEQRDKALIEHLHDSLLQGGEREALIRIFCLLARASGRFGKERIEELAQRARTLSQQLGIDPLAVRDSVRLQDLLVFAHPEESLNTLPLLLAKASQREVVLTAATHLVPELLYAEGAVGDLWRRLHDLLEHPLPDFAQPSVPLITVDSPPEQIQASLRLPEADAPTSKAATRPRKKNAARPAKAQAQTDASPPPAATRSRSPVAAPEKPARIKATRSAPAPGLASPDKGGNAE; encoded by the coding sequence ATGAGCCAGGAAAGTTTTTTTGCGAAGCGAGAAGACAGCTTTTCCTCATTCCATAATCTGTTCGAACACCTCAGCCGTCTGCAGCAGTTGCACGGCAAGCTTATGCTCGATGCCTTCGGCCAACGCCATGCGGCCCTGCTCGCGCCCCTCAACGAAGGTCGCCTGCGTGCCCCCAGCCCGGGAGACTGCTGGGAATACCTGGTCGACTGCGGGCAACGCGGCCTGCTGTTCTGGGATGCACTGCGCCAGCGTGGCGACAATACCCTGGCCCACGAGCGCGCCGGCTATCCCCTGCTGCTCAAGTTTCCCTACGAGGTGCTGATCGACGGCCACGACCTGCCTCATCCGGTCAACTATTCCCTGCTGCGCATCCTTCCAACGGCTGACCAGCCAAGCGATGCCACGCGTCAGCCGGTCATCGTCATCGATCCGCGCGGCGGTCATGGCGCCGGCATCGGCGGCTTCAAGCAAGACTCCGAAATTGGCGAAAGCCTGCGCGCCGGGCATCCGACCTATTTCATCGCCTTCAGCCATGCCCCCGCGCCCGGCCAGACCCTGCTCGACATCGCCGAGGCCGAAGCCCGCTATATCGAAACGGTCAGCGCGCGCCATCCCGAGGCCGGCAAGCCGGTGGTGATCGGCAACTGCCAGGCCGGCTGGGCGCTGATGGGCCTGGCGGCGGCACGTCCGGAACTGCCGGGCCTGGTGATCGTCAACGGTGCGCCGCTGTCCTACTGGGCCGGCGTCAACGGGCGCAACCCGATGCGCTATGCCGGCGGCCTGCTCGGCGGCGCCTGGATGACCCGCCTGGGCAGCGACCTGGGCAACGGCCGCTTCGACGGCACCTGGCTGGTCAGCAACTTCGAGAGCCTGAACCCGGCCAACACCTACTGGAGCAAGTACTACAACCTGTTCCGCGACGTCGACGCCGAAACCCCGCGCTTTCTCGATTTCGAACGCTGGTGGGGCAGCCCGACCCTGCTCAACAGCGAGGAGATCGAGGTGATCGTCGACGACCTGTTCATCGGCAACCGCCTGGCCGGCGGTTCCGGTCGCACGAGCGGCATCGATCTGAAACGCATCGAGGCGCCCGTGGTGGTGTTCTGCTCGTACGGCGACAACATCACTCCGCCGCAGCAGGCACTGAACTGGATAGCCGACGTCTACCCCAGCGACCTGGCACTGCGCAGCGCCGGACGCACCATCGTCTACCTGCAGCATGCCAGCATCGGCCACCTGGGCATCTTCGTCTCCGGCAAGGTCGCCCGGCGCGAACACCGGCAGCTGCTCGGCGCCATCGATGCCATCGCCCTGCTGTCGCCTGGCCTGTACGAGTTGATGATCGACGATCTACCGGCATCCCCCAGTGGTGACCAGGCGTATCAGGTACATTTCGAGTCCCGGCGTATCGCCGATATTCTCGCCCACGATGAAGATGGCCGAAGCGACGAGCGTGAATTCGCCCTGGTCGACCGCGTCTCCGGACTCAACAGCACGCTTTACGACTGGTTCGTGCGGCCCTGGATGCGCAGGGCGATCAACGAACCACTCGCCGAATCCCTGCGCAAGAGCCACCCATTTCACCAGCAGCAGATCGTCTGGAGCAGCCTCAATCCAGCCCTCTGGTGGCTGGCGGGAAGCGCGGCCCTGACCCGCACCAATCGCCGCCCGGCATCCCCCAACAACCCCCTGCTTGCCTGGCAAGAGGTATTCTCCAGCGTCATCGAGGCCCAGCTCGATGGTTATCGCGACATCCGCGATGCATCCCAGGAGTTGCTCTTCCACAGCTTCTACGGCGGGCTGAGCACCCTGACCGGAGGGCAAGCACCGCGCTCGCAACAGAGCCACATAGAACAACGGGACAAGGCTCTGATCGAGCATCTGCACGACTCGCTTCTCCAGGGTGGGGAGCGGGAAGCGCTCATTCGCATTTTCTGCCTGCTCGCACGTGCCAGCGGCAGGTTCGGCAAAGAACGCATCGAAGAGCTCGCCCAGCGCGCTCGCACGCTCTCGCAACAGCTCGGCATCGACCCTCTCGCCGTACGTGACAGCGTCCGCCTGCAGGATCTACTGGTCTTCGCCCACCCCGAGGAAAGCCTGAACACCTTGCCCCTTTTGCTAGCCAAGGCCAGCCAGCGTGAAGTCGTCCTGACAGCCGCCACGCACCTCGTGCCTGAGTTGCTGTACGCCGAGGGTGCCGTGGGTGATCTTTGGCGTCGGTTGCATGATCTGCTCGAACACCCATTGCCGGATTTCGCCCAACCATCCGTGCCACTCATCACGGTGGACAGCCCGCCAGAGCAAATCCAGGCAAGCCTGCGCCTCCCCGAGGCGGACGCCCCTACGTCCAAGGCCGCCACGCGACCAAGGAAGAAAAATGCCGCCCGGCCTGCCAAGGCGCAGGCACAGACTGATGCCAGCCCGCCCCCGGCAGCGACCCGGAGCAGGAGCCCAGTGGCCGCGCCGGAAAAACCAGCACGCATCAAGGCAACCCGCTCCGCGCCCGCACCTGGCCTCGCGAGCCCGGACAAGGGAGGCAACGCCGAATGA
- a CDS encoding phosphate acetyltransferase — MSLDHYQALLNRCAEIGPLPTIVVHPCEANALRGALEATQAGLITPILVGPRQKIAATASEAGLDIDGLTVEDVPHSHAAAERGVALIRQGRGELLMKGSLHSDELLHAVADRENGLRTERRLSHVFAMSVPSYHKPLFVTDAAVNIFPGLEDKADICRNVIQMLHALGIEQPKVALLSAVETVTAKLPSTLEAAALVVMSRRGQIDGALLDGPLAFDNAINAEAARVKGIHSEVAGDPDILLVPDMEAGNILAKQLIYLAGAEAAGIVLGARVPIVFTSRADSPRARIASCGLAVLLAEARRARLGIPV, encoded by the coding sequence ATGAGCTTGGATCACTACCAGGCGCTGCTGAACCGCTGCGCCGAGATTGGCCCGCTGCCCACCATCGTCGTGCATCCTTGCGAGGCGAACGCGCTACGCGGGGCGCTGGAGGCCACCCAGGCCGGGCTGATCACACCGATTCTGGTTGGCCCGCGCCAGAAGATTGCGGCAACCGCCAGCGAAGCCGGTCTGGATATCGACGGGCTGACCGTGGAGGACGTGCCACACAGCCACGCCGCCGCCGAGCGTGGTGTCGCCCTGATCCGCCAAGGCCGTGGCGAGTTGCTGATGAAAGGCAGCCTGCACAGCGATGAACTGCTGCATGCCGTGGCCGACCGCGAAAACGGTCTGCGCACGGAACGGCGCCTCAGCCATGTGTTCGCCATGAGCGTGCCCAGCTACCACAAGCCGCTGTTCGTCACCGACGCGGCGGTCAACATCTTCCCCGGCCTGGAAGACAAGGCCGACATCTGCCGCAATGTGATCCAGATGCTGCACGCTCTCGGCATCGAACAGCCCAAGGTGGCGCTGCTGTCGGCGGTGGAAACCGTCACCGCCAAGCTGCCTTCAACCCTGGAGGCCGCCGCACTGGTGGTCATGTCCCGGCGCGGACAGATCGACGGCGCGCTGCTCGACGGGCCACTGGCCTTCGACAATGCGATCAACGCCGAAGCCGCGCGGGTCAAGGGTATCCACTCAGAAGTCGCCGGCGACCCGGACATCCTGCTGGTACCGGACATGGAAGCGGGCAACATCCTCGCCAAGCAGCTGATCTATCTAGCCGGAGCCGAAGCTGCTGGCATCGTCCTTGGCGCCCGAGTACCTATTGTTTTCACCAGCCGCGCTGACAGTCCAAGAGCGCGCATCGCCAGTTGTGGGCTGGCCGTGCTACTTGCCGAAGCACGGCGCGCTCGCCTGGGGATACCTGTATGA
- a CDS encoding acetate/propionate family kinase encodes MSPVQDELIVTVNAGSSSIKTGLFSGRRGEDQPRLLARGKLDGIGVAPRLQVVMADGTIMQDTSFEPEQIANMQAAFQQIYRVLEEGLQDRPPVLIGHRVVHGGMDFSAPVRVDHTTLARLKTLEPLAPLHQPHNLAAIHAALEHDPQLPQIACFDTAFHAGRNEISQLFGLPYALYEQGVRRYGFHGLSFEYVSQRLIDKTPELATGKLVIAHLGNGSSLCAIEAGRSIEMTTGFSALDGLPMGSRCGAVDPGVLLYLLGQGISVDELEKLLYRQSGLLGISGVSSDMRKLRASNEPRAALAIDYYAYRIAQEVGRLATCLGGLDALVFTAGIGEKDAELRAQVLQHLAPLFGLQLDDTANRRNAELISGTSSTRSVWVIPTDEESIIARHSWHLYQEQHP; translated from the coding sequence ATGAGCCCTGTTCAGGACGAACTCATCGTCACCGTCAACGCAGGCTCTTCGAGCATTAAGACCGGCCTATTCTCCGGTCGCCGGGGCGAAGATCAACCTCGCTTGCTGGCGCGCGGAAAGCTGGACGGGATTGGCGTGGCGCCACGTCTACAGGTCGTCATGGCCGACGGAACGATAATGCAGGACACGAGTTTCGAGCCGGAACAGATTGCCAATATGCAGGCGGCCTTCCAGCAGATTTATCGTGTCCTTGAAGAAGGCCTACAGGATCGCCCACCGGTGCTGATCGGCCATCGTGTGGTGCACGGGGGCATGGATTTCAGCGCACCGGTGCGCGTGGATCACACTACACTGGCACGTCTGAAGACGCTGGAGCCTCTGGCACCACTGCATCAACCGCACAACCTCGCGGCAATCCATGCCGCGCTCGAGCACGACCCTCAACTGCCCCAGATCGCCTGCTTCGACACGGCTTTCCATGCTGGACGCAATGAAATCAGTCAACTCTTCGGCTTGCCCTACGCGCTATACGAACAGGGCGTACGCCGTTACGGCTTTCATGGCCTGTCCTTCGAATACGTCAGCCAGCGCCTAATCGACAAAACACCGGAGCTCGCTACTGGCAAGCTGGTCATCGCTCACCTAGGCAATGGTTCCAGCCTTTGCGCTATCGAAGCTGGCCGCAGCATCGAAATGACAACAGGTTTTAGTGCTCTCGACGGCTTACCCATGGGAAGCCGCTGCGGCGCCGTGGATCCAGGCGTATTGCTGTACCTGCTGGGGCAAGGCATATCTGTTGATGAGCTGGAAAAACTGCTGTACAGACAATCCGGCCTGCTCGGCATATCCGGGGTCAGCAGCGACATGCGCAAGCTACGCGCCAGCAACGAGCCGCGCGCGGCCCTGGCCATCGACTACTACGCCTACCGTATCGCCCAGGAAGTCGGTCGGCTTGCCACATGCCTGGGCGGACTGGACGCACTGGTATTCACGGCCGGTATCGGCGAGAAGGATGCTGAGCTGCGTGCCCAGGTACTACAGCATCTCGCGCCGCTCTTCGGGCTGCAGCTAGACGACACGGCGAACCGACGCAACGCCGAGCTTATATCCGGTACATCCAGCACCCGATCAGTATGGGTCATCCCCACCGACGAAGAGAGCATCATCGCGCGCCATAGCTGGCACCTGTATCAGGAGCAACACCCATGA